A window of Oncorhynchus tshawytscha isolate Ot180627B linkage group LG10, Otsh_v2.0, whole genome shotgun sequence contains these coding sequences:
- the LOC112260244 gene encoding early nodulin-11, with product MEVEEATKSEEVQVDAAGSEEKSDEALSNGSHTTPKRSRGRPPKNRPVSESDQALSNGSSTTPKREQGRPKRSVTEKGRGRPSGALSNSSTTTPKKGQPKGSISRLGASRITPKRGRAKGSVFTKPKMLKVMGKPSQGQPSKVVDPPPKKCGRPFKVKSKRGRPKKILTPEEEEERKKLESQPKVLKPLGRPRIYPRNDPPVTEPRGRGRPCKSEDKRGAHLRKPPNPKPPIYDGPPRKRGRPPSAANKDKIEAEQDEANSEPPVKRSCNSNEKSEEGFPPVEEDSETGKVN from the coding sequence ATGGAGGTGGAAGAGGCAACCAAGTCTGAAGAAGTGCAGGTGGATGCGGCTGGCAGCGAAGAGAAGTCAGATGAAGCTTTGTCTAATGGTAGCCACACAACCCCTAAGAGAAGCAGGGGTAGGCCCCCCAAAAACCGACCCGTCTCTGAATCAGATCAAGCCTTATCCAACGGTAGCTCCACAACACCTAAGAGGGAACAGGGTAGGCCCAAAAGATCAGTCACTGAGAAGGGAAGAGGTAGGCCAAGTGGAGCCTTGTCTAATAGTAGCACCACAACACCTAAAAAAGGTCAGCCAAAAGGCTCAATCTCCAGGTTAGGTGCTAGCCGCATAACACCTAAGAGGGGAAGGGCCAAAGGATCAGTGTTCACAAAACCCAAGATGCTGAAGGTTATGGGCAAGCCGTCGCAAGGCCAACCCAGTAAAGTGGTTGACCCCCCCCCTAAGAAGTGTGGCCGGCCCTTTAAAGTTAAATCAAAAAGGGGTAGGCCAAAGAAGATCCTAACAcctgaggaagaagaggagagaaagaaactgGAAAGTCAGCCAAAAGTGTTGAAGCCACTTGGAAGGCCACGCATCTATCCCCGCAATGACCCACCAGTCACTGAGCCTAGAGGAAGAGGCCGCCCATGCAAGTCTGAGGACAAAAGGGGTGCTCACTTGCGGAAACCCCCCAATCCCAAACCCCCCATCTATGATGGTCCCCCACGGAAAAGGGGCCGTCCCCCTAGTGCAGCAAACAAAGATAAGATCGAGGCAGAGCAAGATGAGGCCAACAGTGAACCTCCAGTCAAACGATCCTGCAACTCCAACGAAAAAAGCGAGGAAGGATTTCCTCCAGTCGAAGAGGACAGTGAAACGGGAAAGGTGAACTGA